The following coding sequences lie in one Dromaius novaehollandiae isolate bDroNov1 unplaced genomic scaffold, bDroNov1.hap1 HAP1_SCAFFOLD_56, whole genome shotgun sequence genomic window:
- the LOC135325737 gene encoding olfactory receptor 14A16-like gives MLNCSSLSDFILLALADNRELQLLHFLLFLGIYLAALLGNSFIITAVACNHRLHTPMYFFLLNLSVLDISSISVTVPKSMANSLWNTRAISYSGCAAQVFLILFLFIAEYCLLTVMAYDRYVAICRPLHYGTLVDSRTCVKMAAAAWGTGFLYAVLHTANTFSIPLCQGNAVDQFFCELPQILKLSCSDSYLREVGVIVVRICLGFGCFVFIVVSYVQIFTAVLRIPSEQGRHKAFSMCLPHLAVVSLFLSTGIFAYLKPPSLSSPALDLVVAVLYSVVPPAVNPLIYSMRNKELKEALRKLIQWVQCQHQ, from the exons ATGCTCAACTGCAGCTCACTGAGTGATTTCATCCTCCTGGCATTAGCGGACAatagggagctgcagctcttgcacttcttgctcttcctgggcatctacctggctgccctgcttggcaacagcttcatcatcacagctgtagcctgcaatcaccgcctccacacccccatgtacttcttcctcctcaacctctctgtcctcgacatcagctccatctctgtcactgtccccaaatccatggccaattccctgtggaacaccagggccatttcctactcaggatgtgctgcccaggtctttctgatTCTCTTCTTGTTCATAGCAGAATAttgtctcctcacagtcatggcctatgaccgctatgttgccatctgcagacctctgcactatgggaccctcgtGGACAGCAGaacctgtgtcaaaatggcagcagctgcctggggcactggttttctgtatgctgtcctgcacactgctaacacattttcgataccactctgccaag gcaatgctgtggaccagttcttctgtgaacttccccagatcctcaagctctcctgctcagactcctacctcagggaagttggggtcaTTGTGGTTAGaatttgtttaggctttgggtgttttgttttcattgtggtatcttatgtgcagatcttcactgctgtgctgaggatcccctctgagcagggccggcacaaagccttttccatgtgcctcccgcacctggccgtggtctccctgtttctcagcactggcatctttgcctacctgaagcccccctccctctcctccccagctctggatctggtggtggctgttctgtactcggtggtgcctccagcagtgaaccccctcatctacagcatgaggaacaaggagctcaaggaggcactgaggaaactgatccaatgggtccaatgtcagcaccaataa